From Watersipora subatra chromosome 2, tzWatSuba1.1, whole genome shotgun sequence, one genomic window encodes:
- the LOC137387136 gene encoding uncharacterized protein, whose translation MAAKERVDQQEKPKTKSCLEHKSKAYSHGCRLCLKVFCTDCIPAETTCDCGITQDGKNVHELLTIKDFLKSFAVILEKQRETLMSKEAQLSALLNRASKDISIYEQETQAMVNKLHTTRNAQILAIQSTYKDIERVLLESRRRTHKDMTNFMNNEVSTMLSTLRSQRAKIDSRLKKAPQMNTFRQYQETQKEIKQLSNQQLPTLTLKNGLKVHFGDERRHAEAELVPENDIVICNDSTTHTSSPPQSSTLTGFVKTKSFCHSVCHYQGITYVGTQNCTIDAIGQDCEQTTIVTLNDKHWAYGIDIKEDKIYSLITDNECSSCVINVYDLFGQLIKQWRRNDRCHYTRLAVTSEKVLLADHSERKLMVYSVDGQLVKDIVCPDIDLPSSVCFTDSESAVITTYDASLIFKLCLNSGEQKWRCTKIDHPEAVALYGEKLVCVASEGKLSFLDITNGELVSQLEAHQLVRSDGYHYIDIDITGHTLVASCKEGGFNKLLYFNISAISPTCHS comes from the exons ATGGCTGCAAAAGAGCGAGTGGATCAACAAGAAAAGCCAAAAACTAAAAGTTGCCTTGAACACAAATCTAAAGCCTACAGCCATGGTTGTCGACTCTGTCTCAAAGTGTTTTGTACTGACTGCATCCCTGCAGAGACCACTTGTGATTGTG GTATTACACAAGATGGTAAAAACGTGCATGAGCTACTGACTATCAAAGATTTTCTAAAAAGTTTCGCTGTGATTCTGGAAAAGCAAAGAGAGACGTTGATGAGCAAAGAAGCGCAGCTGTCTGCGCTGCTGAACAGGGCCTCTAAAGACATTTCTATTTATGAGCAAGAAACTCAGGCAATGGTAAACAAACTGCACACAACAAGAAATGCTCAG ATTCTTGCAATTCAATCCACATACAAAGACATCGAGCGAGTGTTACTAGAATCTCGAAGAAGGACACACAAAGATATGacaaattttatgaataatgaaGTCAGCACCATGCTCTCTACCCTTAGAAGTCAGCGAGCTAAAATAGATTCCAGACTCAAGAAGGCTCCTCAG ATGAACACTTTTCGGCAATACCAAGAAACGCAAAAGGAGATCAAACAGCTCTCAAATCAACAGCTTCCAACACTGACTTTAAAGAATGGGCTGAAAGTACATTTTGGTG ATGAAAGGCGTCATGCTGAAGCTGAACTTGTCCCTGAAAACGATATAGTCATTTGTAACGATTCGACAACGCACACTAGTAGTCCTCCTCAGTCGTCAACCTTGACAGGTTTTGTAAAAACCAAATCTTTTTGTCATTCAGTATGTCATTACCAAGGAATTACGTACGTTGGCACTCAAAACTGCACTATCGATGCTATTGGTCAGGATTGTGAGCAAACGACGATTGTTACTTTAAACGACAAGCATTGGGCATATGGCATAGACATAAAAGAAGATAAAATCTACTCGCTGATCACAGACAATGAGTGTAGTTCATGTGTAATCAATGTCTATGATTTATTTGGCCAACTTATCAAGCAATGGAGACGCAATGACAGGTGTCACTATACTCGACTTGCTGTCACATCTGAAAAAGTACTACTAGCCGACCACAGTGAACGAAAGCTAATGGTATATTCCGTCGATGGACAGTTGGTGAAGGATATCGTTTGTCCAGACATTGACCTACCTTCATCAGTTTGCTTTACAGACAGCGAGTCGGCCGTTATAACTACCTACGACGCATCACTGATTTTCAAACTATGTTTGAATTCGGGTGAGCAAAAATGGCGTTGCACAAAAATTGACCATCCAGAAGCAGTCGCACTTTATGGAGAAAAGTTAGTCTGCGTAGCCAGTGAAggaaagttatcttttcttgACATCACCAATG GTGAACTTGTGTCTCAGTTGGAGGCACATCAACTGGTCCGAAGCGACGGCTATCACTACATTGACATAGACATCACTGGTCACACTTTGGTTGCTTCATGCAAGGAAGGAGGATTTAACAAGCTTTTATACTTCAATATAAGCGCGATATCTCCGACCTGTCACAGCTAG